The Roseiconus lacunae genome has a segment encoding these proteins:
- a CDS encoding alpha-hydroxy acid oxidase, whose translation MESHFNSEFPSVEYLRAKAKSRMPAFAYDYLAAGCFSEVNLARNNSDIRQIQLKPWYLRDFAGADQTTELFGETYDAPFGVAPVGLQGLMWPKACEYLAQAAVDHNLPFTLSTVSTASIETIAKITDGRFWFQLYHPAEEELRDKLLERAWDAGCRTLVILADTPTFAYRPKEIRNGLSIPPRMTPRNILQMFLSPTWAWGQLMAGKPEFQTMKPYIPKGLNMKHLGLFMNKTFSGRLTESKIAPIREKWKGNLVVKGIVNPEDAEIAVKHGLDGMIVSNHGGRQLDRGQSTVVPMHRLVPEFGDKLKVMIDGGMYSGADIAACLACGADFAFMGRTPMLGVCALGKHGGHHTFEMLKKQLQQVMEQVGCEKASGLRAHLIPESVPA comes from the coding sequence ATGGAATCCCATTTCAATTCTGAATTTCCATCCGTCGAATATCTTCGCGCGAAAGCGAAATCGCGGATGCCTGCGTTTGCGTACGACTATTTGGCGGCGGGCTGTTTCAGCGAGGTCAATCTGGCGAGGAACAATTCTGATATTCGCCAGATTCAACTGAAACCGTGGTACCTCCGTGACTTTGCCGGCGCCGACCAAACGACTGAATTATTTGGCGAAACTTACGATGCCCCGTTCGGTGTCGCGCCTGTCGGATTACAGGGGCTGATGTGGCCAAAAGCCTGCGAGTACTTGGCCCAAGCCGCGGTCGACCACAATCTCCCTTTCACGCTTTCGACGGTCAGTACCGCCAGCATCGAGACGATTGCTAAGATTACTGACGGACGGTTCTGGTTTCAGCTTTATCACCCCGCAGAAGAAGAGTTGCGTGACAAGTTACTCGAACGCGCCTGGGATGCCGGTTGCCGAACTTTGGTCATCCTGGCCGACACTCCGACGTTCGCCTATCGTCCGAAAGAAATTCGCAACGGCCTATCGATTCCCCCACGAATGACCCCACGCAATATTCTGCAAATGTTTCTCAGCCCGACTTGGGCGTGGGGCCAGCTGATGGCGGGTAAGCCCGAGTTTCAAACGATGAAGCCTTATATCCCCAAAGGCTTGAACATGAAGCACCTGGGACTGTTCATGAACAAAACGTTTTCGGGACGCTTGACCGAATCAAAAATTGCCCCGATTCGTGAAAAATGGAAAGGCAACTTAGTCGTCAAAGGAATCGTCAATCCCGAAGACGCGGAGATCGCCGTCAAACATGGACTCGATGGTATGATCGTTTCCAATCATGGCGGCCGGCAACTGGACCGAGGTCAATCGACTGTTGTTCCAATGCATCGATTAGTGCCAGAGTTTGGTGACAAACTGAAAGTGATGATCGACGGCGGAATGTATTCCGGCGCTGACATCGCAGCCTGTTTGGCTTGTGGAGCCGACTTCGCCTTCATGGGGCGGACACCGATGCTCGGTGTTTGTGCGCTCGGAAAGCACGGCGGGCATCACACTTTTGAGATGTTGAAGAAACAGTTGCAACAGGTGATGGAGCAAGTGGGCTGTGAAAAAGCATCCGGTCTGAGAGCGCATTTAATTCCAGAAAGCGTTCCCGCGTAG
- a CDS encoding DUF1294 domain-containing protein, with product MRWKGQLVSWKDDRGFGFIATERSDRQVFVHIKAFANRGRRPQGNERVSFEVVTDDQNRLQARSVAFLDESAAPMQFAKVNPLPMCLACWFMCSLAAVTCLGRLPNYVFAHYLISSVITFFVYAWDKSAAVAKRWRTAENSLHLCDLLGGWPGGILAQQLYRHKTSKRSFQVVFWITVAANCGAVALLLHPNRRQLLEVALESVRQ from the coding sequence ATGCGTTGGAAAGGTCAGCTAGTCAGTTGGAAGGACGATCGTGGGTTCGGATTTATCGCGACAGAACGCAGTGATCGGCAGGTCTTTGTCCATATCAAAGCCTTTGCTAATCGGGGGCGACGTCCTCAAGGAAACGAGCGTGTCAGCTTCGAAGTCGTGACGGATGATCAAAATCGATTGCAGGCTCGCTCAGTGGCATTCTTGGACGAATCAGCGGCGCCGATGCAATTTGCCAAAGTTAATCCGTTGCCGATGTGTCTGGCGTGCTGGTTCATGTGTTCGTTGGCGGCAGTTACGTGTCTCGGCCGATTGCCGAACTATGTATTCGCGCATTACTTGATTTCCAGCGTGATCACATTTTTCGTGTATGCGTGGGATAAGTCAGCGGCGGTTGCGAAACGTTGGCGAACGGCAGAAAACAGCCTTCACCTATGCGATCTTCTCGGAGGTTGGCCCGGCGGAATACTTGCTCAGCAGCTTTACCGGCACAAAACGTCCAAGCGAAGTTTCCAAGTGGTGTTTTGGATCACGGTCGCAGCCAACTGCGGCGCGGTTGCTCTGCTATTACACCCTAACCGGAGGCAACTCCTCGAAGTCGCCTTGGAATCAGTCAGACAGTAG
- a CDS encoding isoaspartyl peptidase/L-asparaginase family protein has translation MNLHRRCVSLLIHIWLFVIMPASINAQNAQSDPSQHATWAIALHGGAGSLPKDLPAEVVARYRDGLRAALDRGIAILKSGGTSLDAVNATVNALEDNPLFNAGRGAVFNSAGYHELDASIMDGATLEGGGVAGVKQIKNPINAARLVMEDRYHVLMAGDDADTFAADRGCATVDQPYFYTERRWKQLIKTMSSMDLEPPTSPAYEVPSDQNLNDSGEADTGETVGCVALDSHGNLAAATSTGGRTAKRYGRVGDSPILGAGTYANNKTAAVSGTGIGEEFIRHSIAARVGMRMELAGESVEAACRNCLEEVLRPGDGGLIAVDRTGKIFLGTNTPAMSRAWAHSDGRLEIAIWESPLDTASGTGNEANSR, from the coding sequence ATGAACTTGCATCGCCGCTGCGTCAGTCTGCTTATTCACATTTGGCTCTTCGTCATCATGCCCGCTTCGATCAATGCCCAGAATGCACAATCCGATCCCTCTCAACACGCGACCTGGGCGATCGCATTGCATGGTGGAGCGGGGTCGCTACCGAAGGATTTACCCGCCGAAGTCGTTGCTCGATATCGTGACGGGTTGCGAGCAGCACTCGATCGCGGGATTGCGATTCTGAAAAGCGGCGGCACATCGTTGGACGCAGTCAACGCAACCGTCAACGCGCTCGAAGACAACCCACTCTTCAATGCCGGTCGCGGTGCAGTGTTTAACTCGGCGGGCTATCACGAGCTGGATGCGTCGATTATGGACGGGGCAACACTGGAAGGTGGAGGGGTCGCAGGCGTCAAGCAAATCAAAAACCCAATCAATGCGGCGCGTTTGGTGATGGAAGATCGATATCACGTGCTGATGGCGGGGGATGATGCCGACACGTTTGCGGCCGACCGAGGCTGCGCGACCGTCGATCAGCCTTACTTTTATACCGAGCGTCGATGGAAACAACTCATTAAAACAATGTCATCGATGGACTTGGAACCACCGACTTCGCCGGCCTACGAGGTGCCTTCGGATCAAAATCTGAATGATTCGGGTGAAGCTGACACCGGAGAAACGGTTGGCTGTGTGGCGTTGGACAGCCACGGAAACTTGGCCGCCGCGACGTCAACTGGCGGTCGGACGGCAAAACGCTACGGCCGAGTAGGCGACTCACCGATTTTGGGGGCCGGAACTTACGCGAATAATAAGACGGCGGCGGTCAGCGGAACGGGGATCGGAGAAGAATTTATTCGCCACTCGATCGCCGCACGCGTCGGGATGCGAATGGAGTTAGCCGGCGAATCCGTCGAGGCTGCTTGTCGCAACTGCCTCGAGGAAGTGTTACGTCCCGGGGATGGTGGACTGATTGCGGTTGATCGCACTGGAAAAATATTTCTTGGCACGAATACACCGGCGATGTCGCGTGCTTGGGCACACAGCGACGGTCGATTGGAAATTGCGATCTGGGAATCGCCTTTGGACACGGCTTCGGGGACAGGCAACGAGGCAAATTCACGCTAG
- a CDS encoding TIR domain-containing protein — translation MATKVFISWSGELSRQLAEAVREWLPGALQFVKPYFTPEDIEKGARWGSDIVNELESSDIGIVCLTHANTDSPWILFEAGALSKSLEKSRVCGVLFGLDTTDLKGPLTIFQHTRFQRSDFKKLVKTINAAGGDAKLDDNVFDSVFDMWWPRLEEKVNHILNSVNPDGEASNRSERDMLEEILELSRLNTRNRKSERELPFEIIVELIEGVEMMIMKGGVRSVHAMRFIERPLMMLADYSGHPEMHEMIFRLRKRMEMERKPAKDDE, via the coding sequence ATGGCAACAAAAGTATTCATTAGCTGGTCCGGTGAACTCAGTCGGCAATTGGCAGAGGCCGTCAGGGAATGGCTGCCTGGCGCACTACAGTTCGTAAAGCCATATTTCACACCCGAAGACATTGAGAAGGGAGCTCGTTGGGGTTCTGACATTGTCAATGAACTTGAGTCTTCAGACATTGGGATCGTTTGCCTCACACATGCGAACACTGATAGCCCATGGATACTTTTCGAGGCGGGAGCACTATCGAAGAGCCTTGAGAAGTCTCGGGTATGTGGCGTACTCTTTGGTCTCGACACTACGGACCTGAAGGGACCGCTAACGATCTTTCAACACACGCGATTCCAGCGTTCGGACTTTAAGAAGCTCGTCAAAACGATCAATGCGGCCGGTGGCGATGCCAAACTTGACGATAACGTCTTCGATAGCGTTTTTGATATGTGGTGGCCACGTCTGGAAGAGAAGGTCAATCATATTCTTAACTCAGTGAACCCAGATGGCGAAGCCTCAAATCGATCCGAACGGGACATGCTCGAAGAGATCCTAGAACTTTCGCGTTTGAATACGCGAAATAGAAAATCTGAAAGAGAGCTACCCTTCGAAATCATTGTTGAACTAATCGAAGGAGTTGAAATGATGATCATGAAGGGCGGGGTCAGAAGTGTCCACGCGATGCGTTTTATTGAACGCCCACTGATGATGTTGGCGGACTATAGCGGGCACCCTGAAATGCACGAGATGATTTTCCGGCTTCGTAAACGCATGGAAATGGAGCGGAAGCCGGCCAAGGATGACGAATAG
- the ligA gene encoding NAD-dependent DNA ligase LigA, whose protein sequence is MTDPATRVEQLRDEIRRHDHAYYVEAKPTISDLQYDQLLRELRDLEDLHPQLLTEDSPTRRIGDAPVEHLRQVEHAVPMLSIDNTYSLDELRAYFERTEKLLEGEPIKWVMEYKIDGVAASVRYQDGVLTLGLTRGNGTVGDDITHNVRTIRDLPLKTTAESAPQILEVRGEVYMTNEDLSELNKRQVAAGGEPYKNTRNVTAGTIRLLDPAIAAERQLRFFCHGVGQVEGLKATTHMEFLREVASYGIPMTPNVRPFNSWQDAIEAVAKLEEAMPDLPFEIDGIVFKVDDFRQRERLGMRSKSPRWLIAYKFERYEATTTLENITVQVGKTGTITPVAHLKPVDIADTTVSRASLHNADEIERLDVRIGDVVVVEKAGKIIPKVVRVEKHERTKELTPFRFPERCPQCETKLVRDEGGVYIRCPNPRCPAQIKQRLVYFGSRPGMDIDGLGEEVVDLLLSHRLVATFADLYRLTSDQLAELDWQKQRKGKDGKLIEVNFGKRNADNLIRGIEESRQRGLARVLSSVSIRHIGPRVATLITAKYPTLDKLNEASTEDLAGIHEIGDRIAASLHEFLHSDYGSQTMRELGEAGVKLEDEVPEIDESALLLEGKTVVVTGTLAHFKRDEIKKLIASLGGRASGSVSKNTDFLVAGEKAGSKLDKANQLGVEVLSEEEFRAMVEPPSANQ, encoded by the coding sequence ATGACCGATCCGGCGACACGCGTCGAGCAACTTCGTGATGAAATACGACGGCATGATCATGCGTATTATGTGGAAGCCAAGCCAACGATCTCTGACTTGCAGTACGATCAACTGCTCCGAGAACTCCGTGATCTTGAAGACCTGCATCCGCAGCTTCTTACCGAAGACTCTCCGACGCGCCGAATCGGTGACGCCCCGGTCGAACATCTTCGTCAAGTCGAACATGCGGTCCCGATGCTGTCGATCGACAACACATACTCGCTCGATGAACTCCGAGCCTACTTTGAACGAACCGAGAAGCTGCTCGAGGGTGAACCGATCAAGTGGGTGATGGAATATAAGATCGATGGCGTCGCGGCATCGGTGCGTTACCAAGATGGGGTTTTAACGCTCGGACTAACCCGGGGTAACGGAACGGTCGGCGATGATATCACGCATAACGTCCGAACCATCCGTGATCTGCCACTGAAGACAACCGCCGAGAGCGCCCCCCAAATCTTGGAGGTTCGGGGCGAGGTTTACATGACCAACGAGGACCTTTCGGAACTCAACAAACGGCAAGTTGCCGCGGGTGGCGAACCGTACAAGAACACTCGAAACGTGACCGCTGGGACGATCCGTTTGCTTGATCCGGCGATCGCGGCCGAGCGACAGCTAAGATTCTTTTGTCATGGGGTCGGACAAGTCGAAGGCCTCAAGGCGACGACTCACATGGAGTTCTTGCGTGAAGTCGCATCATATGGGATCCCGATGACACCCAACGTTCGCCCTTTCAATTCGTGGCAGGACGCGATCGAAGCTGTCGCGAAACTCGAAGAAGCGATGCCCGACCTCCCCTTCGAAATCGATGGGATTGTTTTCAAAGTCGATGACTTTCGGCAGCGTGAACGCCTTGGAATGCGTAGCAAGAGTCCTCGTTGGCTGATCGCGTACAAATTCGAGCGATATGAAGCGACAACAACTCTGGAAAACATCACGGTCCAAGTCGGAAAGACCGGCACGATCACTCCGGTCGCCCACCTCAAACCCGTCGATATCGCCGACACAACCGTCTCGCGCGCGTCGCTTCACAACGCTGACGAGATCGAACGATTGGACGTTCGCATCGGTGATGTCGTCGTCGTCGAAAAGGCTGGAAAAATAATCCCCAAAGTTGTCCGCGTCGAGAAACACGAACGAACCAAGGAACTGACACCATTTCGTTTCCCCGAACGTTGCCCACAGTGTGAAACGAAGCTCGTCCGAGACGAGGGCGGGGTATATATACGTTGCCCTAATCCACGATGCCCGGCGCAGATCAAACAACGACTCGTTTACTTCGGCAGTCGTCCGGGAATGGATATCGATGGACTCGGGGAAGAAGTCGTCGATCTCCTACTTAGTCACCGTTTAGTGGCGACCTTTGCCGATCTGTACCGATTGACTTCAGATCAGCTCGCCGAGCTTGATTGGCAAAAGCAGCGGAAGGGCAAAGATGGGAAATTGATCGAGGTCAACTTTGGGAAACGCAATGCGGACAACTTGATCAGAGGAATCGAGGAAAGCAGGCAGCGAGGGCTGGCTCGGGTCCTTTCGTCCGTTTCGATTCGCCATATCGGGCCACGCGTTGCGACGTTGATCACCGCCAAGTATCCGACGTTGGACAAACTCAACGAAGCGTCAACCGAGGACTTGGCTGGCATCCATGAAATCGGTGATCGGATCGCCGCAAGTTTGCATGAGTTCCTACACAGCGACTATGGATCGCAGACGATGCGAGAACTTGGCGAAGCCGGTGTCAAATTGGAAGACGAGGTCCCCGAAATTGACGAGTCGGCGCTATTACTAGAAGGAAAAACGGTCGTCGTCACCGGAACGCTGGCTCATTTTAAGCGGGACGAGATTAAAAAACTTATCGCGTCGCTGGGTGGCCGAGCGAGCGGCAGCGTAAGCAAAAACACGGACTTTTTGGTCGCCGGCGAAAAGGCCGGTAGCAAGCTTGACAAAGCCAATCAGCTCGGCGTCGAAGTGTTGAGCGAAGAAGAATTCCGCGCGATGGTCGAACCACCGAGTGCGAATCAGTGA
- a CDS encoding tyrosine-type recombinase/integrase translates to MAVANPEGEQFDFHALRHTCGAWLAQAGENPKTIKTIMRHSSITLTMDTYGHLFPAAESDAIARLSDRHFNAVDMQ, encoded by the coding sequence TTGGCTGTAGCCAACCCTGAAGGCGAGCAATTCGACTTCCACGCACTTCGACACACTTGTGGCGCTTGGCTCGCACAAGCAGGCGAGAATCCAAAGACGATTAAAACGATCATGCGGCATAGTTCGATCACGCTGACAATGGACACTTACGGCCACCTGTTTCCTGCAGCCGAATCGGACGCGATTGCCAGGCTTTCCGACCGTCATTTCAATGCAGTAGATATGCAGTAA
- the nadB gene encoding L-aspartate oxidase has translation MMTPRYLVSFDTRHAVHRFTDVLIIGGGLAGLRAANAVQPHQRVLVVTKDVLRESNSTYAQGGIASVLDPEDRFENHIRDTLVAGANMCDVDVVNMVVREGPRRIEELVKWGTQFDSEHGELELGREGGHSHERIVHAQGDATGAEIMRAVIQRTRSLDRVRIIENAFTLDLLTHDGRCRGAIITQNGHEPMMVWAKETILCTGGAGQVFRESTNPPVATGDGQAMAYRAGAQLADMEFMQFHPTVLYIAGSSRSLISEAVRGEGARLVDAKGRRFMPEYDERAELAPRDIVSQSIVAQMQKTEHPCVYLDLSHLNRDHVLGRFPGIARACSKFGLDIASDRIPVRPGAHYMVGGVTVDRQGRTSLPGLWAAGEATSTGLHGGNRLASNSLLEGLVYGAAAGEAASRSASEGGQEMRAIPIRQSVSSSLESFDIDDVRVSLKSLMGRLVGVQRDGDGLQKAADAIRSYSAYVMNHQFDGIAGWELQNLLTCAAMMVNSALVRTESRGVHFRSDYPERDDDYWRRRLTTQINVDGGYPQKGEMLPAEPASVR, from the coding sequence ATGATGACGCCGCGTTACTTGGTTTCGTTTGACACACGGCACGCCGTTCATCGATTCACCGACGTCTTGATCATTGGAGGCGGGTTGGCCGGGCTTCGTGCGGCGAACGCGGTCCAACCACACCAACGTGTGCTCGTCGTTACCAAAGACGTCTTGCGTGAATCGAACAGCACGTACGCACAAGGCGGAATCGCCAGCGTGCTCGACCCCGAAGATCGTTTCGAAAATCATATCCGTGATACTTTGGTCGCCGGCGCGAACATGTGCGACGTCGACGTGGTCAACATGGTCGTTCGCGAGGGACCGCGGCGAATCGAAGAATTGGTCAAGTGGGGCACCCAATTTGACTCCGAGCACGGAGAGTTGGAGCTCGGACGCGAAGGGGGCCACTCTCACGAGCGAATCGTTCACGCTCAAGGCGACGCGACGGGGGCGGAGATTATGCGGGCGGTGATCCAGCGGACTCGTTCGCTCGATCGCGTTCGCATTATCGAAAATGCATTCACGTTGGACCTCTTGACCCACGACGGTCGTTGCCGAGGCGCAATCATCACGCAGAACGGCCATGAGCCGATGATGGTTTGGGCCAAAGAAACCATCCTTTGCACCGGCGGTGCCGGACAGGTGTTCCGTGAGTCGACCAACCCGCCCGTTGCCACTGGCGATGGCCAAGCGATGGCATATCGAGCCGGTGCACAGCTCGCCGACATGGAATTCATGCAGTTCCATCCCACCGTGCTTTACATCGCAGGCTCATCACGATCACTGATCAGCGAAGCAGTTCGTGGTGAAGGTGCGCGTTTGGTCGACGCGAAAGGCCGCCGCTTCATGCCAGAGTATGACGAGCGGGCGGAGTTGGCGCCTCGGGATATCGTCAGCCAATCGATTGTCGCCCAGATGCAAAAGACCGAGCATCCTTGTGTTTATTTGGACCTCTCGCACCTCAACCGAGACCATGTGTTAGGTCGGTTCCCTGGAATCGCACGGGCGTGTTCAAAATTCGGACTTGATATCGCAAGCGATCGAATCCCCGTTCGTCCCGGTGCGCACTATATGGTCGGCGGTGTCACGGTTGATCGACAAGGCCGCACCAGCCTGCCCGGACTGTGGGCTGCCGGGGAAGCAACCAGCACGGGACTTCATGGCGGCAATCGTTTGGCGAGCAATAGTTTGTTGGAAGGCCTTGTTTATGGTGCCGCTGCCGGCGAGGCTGCTTCGCGATCGGCTAGCGAAGGTGGCCAAGAGATGCGGGCAATCCCAATTCGGCAATCCGTCTCTTCATCGCTCGAATCCTTCGATATCGACGATGTCCGCGTCTCTCTGAAAAGCTTGATGGGACGTTTGGTTGGTGTACAGCGTGACGGCGACGGACTTCAAAAAGCAGCCGATGCGATTCGGTCATACTCTGCCTATGTGATGAATCACCAGTTCGATGGCATCGCAGGGTGGGAGTTGCAAAATTTATTGACTTGTGCCGCGATGATGGTCAACTCAGCCTTGGTTCGCACCGAATCACGCGGGGTCCATTTCCGAAGTGACTATCCCGAGCGTGACGACGATTATTGGCGAAGGCGTCTGACGACTCAAATCAATGTCGACGGTGGCTACCCACAAAAGGGCGAAATGCTGCCCGCCGAGCCGGCTTCGGTTCGGTGA